The Triticum dicoccoides isolate Atlit2015 ecotype Zavitan chromosome 6A, WEW_v2.0, whole genome shotgun sequence genome has a window encoding:
- the LOC119319370 gene encoding 14 kDa proline-rich protein DC2.15-like, with product MAPKASLLVALSLVLVFTVANACGDSCPTPTPATPTPTPSHSKCPKNALKLAACADVLGLVLAQVGQPPAEPCCSILGGLADLEAAVCLCTAIKANVLGISLDIPVKLSLLVNYCGKNLPSGFICA from the coding sequence ATGGCGCCGAAGGCCTCCCTCCTCGTGGCCCTCAGCCTGGTCCTCGTCTTCACCGTGGCCAACGCGTGCGGCGATAGCTGCCCGACGCCGACTCCGGCGACCCCGACACCGACGCCGTCCCACAGCAAGTGCCCCAAGAACGCGCTGAAGCTCGCTGCGTGCGCCGACGTCCTGGGCCTCGTCCTCGCCCAGGTCGGCCAGCCGCCGGCCGAGCCGTGCTGCAGCATCCTCGGCGGCCTCGCCGACCTCGAGGCCGCCGTCTGCCTCTGCACGGCCATCAAGGCCAACGTGCTCGGCATCAGCCTCGACATCCCCGTCAAGCTCAGCCTCCTCGTCAACTACTGCGGCAAGAACCTCCCAAGTGGCTTCATTTGCGCTTGA